In one Sphingobacterium daejeonense genomic region, the following are encoded:
- a CDS encoding LptF/LptG family permease, producing the protein MKKVNLLILQAFIKPFLVTFFIVMFVLLMLFLFKYIDDLIGKGFQWYVILELLSYQCAVQLSMALPLSMLLSSIMTFGNLGESYELVAIKAAGVSLRKAMTPLFIVVGLFSAGSFLFSDYILPVVNLKMGSLLYDVRKKKADFFIKPGVFNNTIPGYSIRAKGKSEDGTTLHDLMIYEHPSGGTATNVTFAKEGYIQNSADNNYMVLELKDGVRYEDSRSENAKRYDPRQQFTRFRFKETTTKFDMGSFAMNRTDQELFRSHHQMLNLKQLRMYSDSNRIQIDSLERINSTEAKRYVNYYSDYFRNGNPGQTKAKVGLPDLEKNGQMRMAINNGLSQARQIKDMAVNREAEFSPYAEKDIRYDIEWHRKFTLAVSCLLLFGIGAPLGAIIRKGGLGLPVVMAIIFFLIYHVIATVSEKAAKDASLTPMWGMWMAIIVLTPLAIFLTYKSTSDSALFDADQYKIKAQAIWNKIIGFFNKKKEIKENKSSPA; encoded by the coding sequence ATGAAAAAAGTAAACTTACTCATATTACAAGCATTTATAAAGCCCTTCTTGGTGACTTTCTTTATTGTCATGTTTGTATTGTTGATGTTGTTTTTATTCAAATACATTGATGATCTCATTGGTAAAGGGTTTCAATGGTATGTGATTCTGGAACTGTTGAGTTATCAATGTGCTGTCCAGCTATCGATGGCATTGCCATTATCCATGCTCTTGTCTTCCATCATGACCTTCGGAAACTTGGGTGAGAGTTATGAGCTTGTCGCTATTAAGGCTGCCGGAGTTTCCTTACGTAAGGCAATGACTCCGTTGTTTATTGTGGTGGGGCTGTTCAGTGCAGGTTCTTTTCTCTTTTCGGATTATATCCTACCGGTGGTAAACTTGAAAATGGGATCCTTGCTATATGATGTAAGAAAGAAAAAAGCCGATTTCTTTATTAAACCTGGCGTTTTCAACAATACCATCCCTGGCTATTCCATCCGTGCGAAAGGAAAGAGTGAAGATGGTACAACTCTGCATGACCTGATGATCTATGAGCATCCTTCTGGTGGTACTGCAACTAACGTAACTTTCGCTAAAGAGGGGTACATCCAGAATTCAGCGGATAATAACTATATGGTTTTGGAATTAAAGGATGGAGTAAGATACGAAGACTCAAGGTCTGAGAACGCAAAACGATACGATCCTAGACAACAGTTCACCCGATTCAGGTTTAAAGAGACTACCACCAAATTTGACATGGGCAGTTTTGCCATGAACAGGACCGACCAGGAACTGTTTAGGTCCCATCATCAGATGTTGAACTTGAAACAACTCAGGATGTACTCGGATTCCAACAGGATTCAGATCGACAGCCTGGAACGCATTAATTCTACCGAAGCCAAGCGATATGTCAATTATTATTCTGATTATTTCAGGAATGGCAATCCAGGTCAGACCAAGGCAAAGGTAGGATTGCCCGATCTAGAGAAAAATGGTCAGATGCGGATGGCAATCAACAATGGATTGAGCCAAGCACGGCAGATCAAAGATATGGCCGTAAACCGCGAGGCAGAGTTCAGCCCGTATGCTGAAAAGGATATCCGTTACGACATTGAGTGGCACCGAAAATTCACACTCGCAGTATCCTGTCTATTACTGTTTGGCATTGGAGCACCATTGGGTGCAATTATCCGCAAAGGAGGTTTGGGATTACCCGTTGTTATGGCGATTATATTTTTCTTAATCTACCACGTCATAGCTACAGTGTCCGAAAAGGCAGCAAAAGATGCCAGTCTTACACCTATGTGGGGTATGTGGATGGCCATCATTGTACTGACGCCATTGGCAATATTCCTGACTTATAAATCTACCTCCGATTCCGCATTATTTGATGCCGATCAATATAAGATCAAGGCGCAGGCAATATGGAACAAAATAATCGGATTCTTCAATAAGAAAAAAGAAATCAAAGAGAACAAAAGTTCTCCTGCATAA
- a CDS encoding START-like domain-containing protein encodes MMNPYFFEIEIIQDELTNDVALSVTDYVKEDNLDDRKLIWNNSIGYLQRVIGA; translated from the coding sequence ATGATGAACCCCTATTTCTTTGAAATTGAAATTATCCAAGATGAATTGACAAATGATGTAGCGCTAAGCGTAACGGATTATGTAAAAGAAGACAATCTGGACGACAGAAAACTAATCTGGAATAACTCTATTGGGTACCTACAAAGAGTTATTGGAGCATAA
- a CDS encoding START-like domain-containing protein, whose amino-acid sequence MAEKIKLNLEYVLNSSPRILFPYLQEPNELAQWFADDVNYHDGIYEFIWDNESHRAKLIATKENKSVKFKWLDDEPLFL is encoded by the coding sequence ATGGCAGAAAAGATTAAATTAAATTTAGAATATGTATTAAATTCTTCACCTAGAATTCTCTTTCCTTACCTCCAGGAGCCAAATGAACTTGCTCAATGGTTTGCAGATGATGTGAATTATCACGATGGTATTTATGAATTTATTTGGGACAACGAGTCTCACCGTGCAAAGCTGATTGCAACAAAAGAAAACAAAAGTGTCAAGTTCAAGTGGCTGGATGATGAACCCCTATTTCTTTGA